The Hevea brasiliensis isolate MT/VB/25A 57/8 chromosome 9, ASM3005281v1, whole genome shotgun sequence nucleotide sequence CTTGATGTAAAGGAACCAAAATATTTCATATTGAAACCTACAGTCTTGTCTTTCTCAGATAGGTTGGGTGTCAAAACCCCCAAAACAACACTTCCCTGTCCTTGTCTCCAAACACATCGCACAATTGCAACCTTATTCAATTCCTTCATTGCTCTTGCTAAGGCAGAAACAGCAATTGCAGCCCTCGCATTGCCAGGTTCAGCTATAAAGATGTTGACATCTTTCATGTAATAGTGTCTTGATGATTAACATGAAGAAAAGGATAGAAGAAAAATGTGAGATCAAAAGTTATCATTTCAATCTACATTAACTAAGTCAAACTGTATGCGTTCAACTTAAAGCAGGCATACCATACCGCAATATGTTTGAAGCATTAGTAAAACCAAGAAGCTTCACACTCTTTTCTGGCTTGAACTTGAAAGCATCCCACTCAACTGATGATATAGGAACCACTTGTGGTCCATATCGATAACCCTTAATTCTTTGGTTTGGCGGTATAACCTTACTAGGATCTTCAACACTTTTGTACTCATAATCTACTTTGACTTCATGTGTGGCATATTTATCAGTTGGAGGTGCTTTATCAGAATATTTCTTCAGAGTGGGAAACTTCTCCTCCGAGGTTTTCTTGTAGACCCATACCTAGTCATAAATAATgtgcccaaaaaaaaaaaccttaaaagTCTTGATCCTACATTTTATAACAGGTTAATTTGAAGCATCTCTAGTATTAAGAGGGAAAACACAATAAAAGGAAGGAAAAAAAATACTATATGTAAAAAATATTAACCGATCACAGTTTAAAGGTCAACACCATACACTTGAAAAATACTCCCATGAAAACCAAGGATCTCACCTTAATCTTCAACTTGGGACTGATTTCAAGGTCACCCCTGAAAATTGTAACTGGTGATATATCTCGAGTTCTAAGTGCACCTAACAATGAGGTTGGACTCTCAACATACACAGTCTTAGCGGATGTTTTCTCTGAAAATAGATGCAAGAGATGGTCATTCTCATCGACTATTCTCTGATCTATATCCTCACCCAATCTTCCCCTTACAATGATGGTCTCCATCCTCACTCCATGTGCAGCCATTTGAACAGCAATAGTGCTCACTTGATCATCTTTGGTTCCTTTGTATGGATCTTTAATAGGATTCTGTGCATCTGTTATAAGACAGATACgtttttttcctttgtttgttAATTGATACTTTTTAATCAGCATATCCATACCAACAACAACAGCATCAAGATCTAACAAAGTCAAGGCACCAAATTAGTAAGCACATATCAGACCACTAATAACTTATTATAACTTATTCCCAAAACCCACTAGATTTTAAACAATAATTATTTCCCTGATAGCTTCAATTTAGAACCAAAAGAAAACGTCAAATTGATGACAAAGAAGGATGAAATATCATATTGAGAACCAGAAGGTGCGCTTGAACAAGAATAGTAAATTTAAGGATACAATCGCCAGCAACAGTTCCTCGTGGAAGTTCTTGTAATGCTTCAACAATATCTCCATCAACAACCTTGATATTTCGCAAAACCACAACATGCTCATATCCACCAACTTCTATTGTGAGCTCATTGTCAGTGTCTGCAGATTTTAAGAGAAAGTAATTGATCAATACTTCCTTTATAGGTAAATCCAGCCAAAAATGAATGAatatatgcaaaaataaaataagCTTAGACAATTGCAAATCATCACCAGCGAACTACATTGAAAATTATCACTTCAACTAAACAGGGACCTCTGTCGCCGGTAAGAAGCAGAGGTAAAACATACCTTCAGCTCCAAATATGACAATTCCAACTTCATCAAATTTTCTGTAAATTAGCTGCATGGAATAAATCAAGGCAATAAGTATAGCAAGCTTAAGCTAACACTCAACAAGGAACAAAATTACTTATGGAAACTCTATATTGTGCTTCACAAACAAGACAGATCTACAAATTCAACTTGAATAAAAGAAGAAAGTTAACAATAGGTCTTAGAATATAGTTGAAAGCCAGAAGGCAGGCATGATACCTTTTTCTGTATGAGCATGGAACAAATTTTTTGAACCTCAGGAAGAACTCTGTGCATTGATGGACCAACATCGAGTAACAATACCAATCCTTCCTGTTTCCAGAGATACAAAAGATAAACATATCTAAAATTAGCTACTCAAACAAATgtgagggtttttttttttctgtaacgTCCAATAATAGTTCTTCATcgatgaaaagaaaagagaatgtAAACACCACAAACCTCTAGTTAGGAAAAAAAACCACCCTAACCTAAATATTAGGAggagataatttgtgaattgtaaCAAACCCTTTTTCAACCGAGCCCAAAATTTCAACCAAAAAACAAGGCACTCAGGCTCGTTTCCCAACAGACCAACGGTTGATTTCAGGCCAGAAACAAAACGAGCCACACCCATTTTCCAGCAGGGCAGGGCGGGGGAGGCTAAACCCTATTTAGTAAGGAGGGGTTTAAGCAATAAGCAACTATTCAAGCCTTAAGTATCGTTTTCTCTCAGACAAATCCCTTGCTGATGGTTTTCTATAATGAAAATCTGACAGATATTGATCAGTATTATGAGTCACTTATCGCAGATAAATATTTTAAAGGTTAAAGCTGTTGACCGAAAAATCCCAAACCCTACAATACAATGATGAATTGAAAACAAGTAAATGGTAAAGAAATAAGCAAGAGATATTATTTTACCCGGTTTCGAGCCATTGCAGAGGCAGAAAGAACAAAGCTTGTGGTAGAAGCTGAAAATGGAGGTGCAGGAAGAGGGCtttatttgagtttaaaatgggtCAAGTGCTATACTCCGCTCTTCGATTCTTCCCGCCTCGGGTTACCAAGTCAGCCAAATTACACGCAGCTCTCAGCTGGAAGTCTATTTATTTTTTCTGAATTAGCAAAAAACCCATGAGATTTAAGTTAATTTAAGTTTATTAATATCTGCCAGTTGAAGTAATATACAAGCTTTTTAAAACGCGGATatgaatattttttttatgtatacatatttattatattaatataattaataaaaaaaatatttttcttaaaaatacatgaaatttaattttaaaaatatataaaaaattatattacatatcaTTTATGTGTAGATTATTCaagtgaaataaaattttaatcattcattatattatatattagttATGTGTATATAATttagtttaaaataaattaatattaataatattatatttattatttatttattataatatatagaataaatatataatttcaaaaaaaaaaattgtagagtatatttataaaagaaaataatagtaatgattatttaaaaaagtaataaaaatatgtCTAATATTATTCTTAAGGTAATAGGTTtagcatataaaaataatttatatgcatattattttaaaatatttttaattattaaaaaataaattaaatataagcaaaacaaatttaattatttattatttagacTAACAACTCTAAATAGATATTAtaagtttataaatattatttttaaatattttaaaagataataaatattattattattattattattattattattattattattattattacaacaacaaaaaaataataattttaatcaaaattttaccATTTTAAAGTAGTGTTtacaggaaaaaaaaataaagctcaAATAGATTAATaatgtaaaatttattttatcataaaataatataatcttAAAATTGATTTAAGAAAAACAAttataatgaatgtaaattaaataattaaataattcaaaacaattaaattaaaaataaaaaagcaaaTTATACAAAAATCAATTTATTTATGAACATGTAAAgggtttaaatattaaaaaaaataaataattaaatatttaaaaattcaattaataaaatataatatctatataaaaatttaaaaagattcaagcattcattttaattcaaaaaatttaattaattaaaaaaaatattgtagTGGGCTAGAGATTCAAGATAtctcatataaaaattaaaaagaaaatattaatttttaataataaaataaaaattaaaaaaatacactaaaaataaagaaatgcaATCGGAAAAATTATCATAACATTGTTATTAatctatataaataaataatttgaaagcaattaaaattaaaattaaaatataaattgaaatgagaaaaaattatttacattgattgatatatatatatatatattatttgttgagccgggagcccttaccacacatataatgtactcatgctatgcctattccctctccataggtactctctggctGTGCCTTTTGTACATCATACATGTGATAACGGGACCGTCGCACCTAACAtcaaaacaaagatatttctgatacacaggatcctctcTCAAAGAGACAAGAGTAGAGCATATGTATCTCTGATTATAAGGGTATGATACACGTTCAAAGGTTTTCGGAGAGAAAGATAAGAGTTTAGAAAGCCATGTGAGAAAAGAGTCTCAAAATATTATTTCATAGGAGGCTGAAGTCTGATTACAActgaagagagcaactccttatatagACTTGGAGGCTCTTAAGAGTACAGGCAACCAGTTAGAAACTGGCTACCGACACTCTTAAAGTAGATAAAGTAAAAGACACTCATTACATTATTGACCGACATACTTTAACTTTTATCATCGGGTGGTAGACAGGTTAAGAGTATCAAAGTCGGAGTCGTTAGAGTCGATTCCAAAAAAGTCTTTTAGCCACTGTCAATGTATAGGTGATGGTGGGCTAGCGCTCTGAATGGCATCCCGTAACTCAGTGTCCATTGGATCctgggaatcttgccacatgggatgAGTCCAATCAATGGGTTCTTCAGTGAGAGACTGGATGGAACCAAGTGATGTACAATTCACATGGGGAAGCACCAGATGTTGATAACCATTGATTTCGCAGAGACATTCAGCTAGCTGTTTCCTTAGGGGTCCCATGGCGTCCTTTTCAGTGATTGATCCCACATAGGTTCTCCATTCGTACTCAGTATTTTGGGTCCAGAGGAGTCCATCGGGCCTTCTAGAGAAAGGCCTGTGCATGATGAATATGATCTTAATTTGGGCTGAGTCTCGATGGGCCTGTCTTCAATTCCATGTGTGTCTATGACGCGCTTCAGACTGTATCGCCATGCtgaaatgggcttgaaccattccAGAAATCTGGACAGGAGAGTCCTATTGGTGTTGCACATAACATATTGGTACAAGGCCATGAGTGGGAATTCTATCTCTGTGGAATAGAGGGTAACCATGCACCAGAGAAGCCATAATTCTTCCAGGGTGAGTTCTCTGTTAGGATGGATACTGAAATAGGCGAGGAAAGGGTTATCAGGGATAAAGATAAATGAGGATGGGAGTAATCCTCTCAGATTATTCCTGGCACTTAGATAGTGGAACAGGTGATCCCTTGCAAACTTAGCCATTTTTGTGATAGGCTGGTTAGGTGAGCATCCTGAAGGAAAACTGTCTGAAGTAGGAATCAGGAAATTGTGCATTGGAGAAGGAGTATATGGAGAGGACGATGATGATGCCATAAGGATCAAAGGGAGTGTAGAGAAAGATTGAATGAGGTGGAGGTCCTTGGGCCTGGATAGAAGATCAGGAACCAAGTTATGTTTCCTTTTGATGTGTTGGACTGCGAATTTATACTTGGAGAACCAGTCCTTTAGCCTCAGTAATTGCGGTTCAGGAAGAGACTTGTTTTTGAAGTCTAGAATCTTTGGGAAGGATGAGCTGTCCATGACTACAGTAAAATGGTGGCCAATGAGATGAAATTCGAATCTCTTTATCCCATTTTTGACAGCTAATATTTCTTTGTAGACCGAATGATAATGTTTCTGAGGCTCTGGAAATTCCCCACTAGCATGTTCGCAAATATGCTTTTCTCCTTGTATTTCTTCAATGAGGACTGCACCCCAGGGGGTGTCACTAGCATTAGTCTAAAGGATTCGGTGTCCAATGCTGTGAATCTTTAGAGGTGGCGGATTTAGAGCCACTTCTTTTAATGCCTTGACTGCACATGTCTGTTCTTCTTTCAAAGGTGGAGCATTCCTTTTAAGCATTTTTGACAGTTGGCAGGTGTAGGTGGCCACATGCGGAATAAACTTCCTGATGTAATTGATAATACCAAGGAACTGTTGTATTTGTTTTACTGTCAAGTTCTTATCAGGGAACTTCAGTAATTCTTCTGCAATGTGAGGTCCCGGTTGGTATTTTTCATCTTTGAAAttcattccaaggaagtcgatATTAGTTTGGGCCAATGAGCTCTTCTTTTCTaatagcataatgccataagaatcCACTAATTGTTGAAAAGTAGAGAGAAGTGCCCTATGGGCCGTAACATCTTTGGAGAAAAGTAGGATATCGTCTATGTAGATGAGAGCACTGTGAAGTATGGGCTCGAATATCCTTATCATGGCCTTTTGGAAAACTGATGGAGTCGTCTTAAGGCCGAATGGAAGGACTGTCCATTTTATATTGGGCCGTAGGAATGCAGAAAGTGGTTTTGGGCCTATCAGAGGGGTTAATACCCAATTGCCGAAATCcagctttgaggtcaaatatGGAGAAGACATGGGCTTCATGGAGTTGAGTGAACAAGGCTTCAGGTTTCGGTAATGGGAACTTGTCATCTTGAAGGAAATGATTGAGGGGCTTGTAATCAATGACAAGTCGTTTCTTTCCTCTTAACCGTTCAGatctttttttaatataaaaggcCTGGTATGCCCACTGAGAGGAAGTGGGTTCTATGGGACCTTGTTGGAGAAGCTGTTTGCATTCTTCTTGGGCTAGAGCCAAGTCTGTAGGATTCATCCCCAGGTGTGATGCTTTTGTCGAGTTGATATCCTCATTAAATTTGAACGGAAGGTTGACAAATAATTCTGGGTTCTTCCACAGGGGGTGGTGATGGTGAAAATGTGCATGGGAATCAGCACAAGATCTTAAGAGGAGCTACTTGTGTTTTTGGAACTCAGCTGAGGCATCAGCCAAAGAATATAACCTTGGGACAGAGGTGAATGGCTGAAAATTCCTCTTATATTTTAATCCTGTTGGTAGGATCTTCAAATGCTTTGCTTATTGATACAAGTCAAAACCTATTAGCAAATCCTTGTCAGGAAGATCTGACCCGATGACCCTGGTCCAGAGGATACAAGTAGGGAAGAACTGAATCTTAATGGGATGCTTGGTGATGAGGCTAGTTTTGAAAACATTCCCATCTGCTGCCTTGAAGTATTCCTCATGAGGGACCCAGTATTATGGAGGTAAAATGGCTAGGTTCATCATGCTTTTGTGAGCCTCGGTATCTAAGAAACCAATGACACTAATGGGCCGTTCATATTTGCTGGGAAGAATATGAAGCGGGACTAAAGGAATTGGAATAGTGTATGGGCCGTGAGTTGATTGAGAGGATTGGATATGTTGGGCCAGGTAAGACGGGTAATGGGCTTCAGTATCTAATCCTGATTCTTCTGAAGAGAAAGAGTGGTCTTGTTCTGAACCAGTATCTGCTCCAAGGGCAAAGACTGTATCCTCATCTGGTTCATTTTGTTTAGAGAACAGGGATTCAACATCATCATTTTCCAGAGAGACGTGAGATGCTTGTTGAATGTGTTGCAGAAGCTTAACTGCCTTATTAGGATTCTTTGGGCAATTCTTGACATAGTGACCATGATTTTCATAGATGTAGCATCGATCAGACTTCTGTGTACCCATTCTTTTCTTTCGAAAATATCTGACTGGCCTTTTTCCTCTTTTCTGTTTGAAAGGGGGTTTGAACCTAGAAGAATACTTCTTATAATGTCGCTTCTTTTTTGGCTTGCATACACAATTCTTCTCCTTGCATTTGATGGCAAGGTGGGATTTCTGATAGACATTTTTCAAGGCTTTGCTATTGTCAATGATGTCTTTAAATAGCTTCTGCTGCTCACACATCTTGTCCAAGCAAGCCAAGGTCATCTGATGGATTTCTCCAATAGTGATGGCATTCATTGCTCTTCTGGTAGCAGCAATGCTTCTATGGAGTTCAGGTTGTAATGCTTCAGGGAGAGAGGCAATGTAAGTATGCTTGAGATTGACATCATTATACCCATTTAGTAAATAATAGCACTGAGCCATTCGCTGGtgtcgcaaggagttttgcggtcgcctgaacgaaccc carries:
- the LOC110656238 gene encoding ATP-dependent DNA helicase 2 subunit KU80 isoform X2; translation: MARNREGLVLLLDVGPSMHRVLPEVQKICSMLIQKKLIYRKFDEVGIVIFGAEDTDNELTIEVGGYEHVVVLRNIKVVDGDIVEALQELPRGTVAGDYLDAVVVGMDMLIKKYQLTNKGKKRICLITDAQNPIKDPYKGTKDDQVSTIAVQMAAHGVRMETIIVRGRLGEDIDQRIVDENDHLLHLFSEKTSAKTVYVESPTSLLGALRTRDISPVTIFRGDLEISPKLKIKVWVYKKTSEEKFPTLKKYSDKAPPTDKYATHEVKVDYEYKSVEDPSKVIPPNQRIKGYRYGPQVVPISSVEWDAFKFKPEKSVKLLGFTNASNILRHYYMKDVNIFIAEPGNARAAIAVSALARAMKELNKVAIVRCVWRQGQGSVVLGVLTPNLSEKDKTPDSFCFNVLPFAEDVREFQFPSFSNFPASWQPSEQQQQAADNLVMMLDLAPPGKEEALLPEFTPNPILERFYHHLELKSKQPDAAVPPLDRTLKKITEPDPQLFSESKSVVEAFCKSFEVKENPKLKKSTRRLLQEKPSGSDDEGGYGDTSNALAIKSDESQLLAKADKIGDLTPVQDFEAMMSRRDNPDWVAKAIKDMENKICNMVENCKGGDNYCKALECLVALRKGCILEQLLPMAGTKTIQRFPSPSFQTLPGEKAWQFLGISCIKRAHIDFHIRSHRQ
- the LOC110656238 gene encoding ATP-dependent DNA helicase 2 subunit KU80 isoform X1, whose product is MARNREGLVLLLDVGPSMHRVLPEVQKICSMLIQKKLIYRKFDEVGIVIFGAEDTDNELTIEVGGYEHVVVLRNIKVVDGDIVEALQELPRGTVAGDYLDAVVVGMDMLIKKYQLTNKGKKRICLITDAQNPIKDPYKGTKDDQVSTIAVQMAAHGVRMETIIVRGRLGEDIDQRIVDENDHLLHLFSEKTSAKTVYVESPTSLLGALRTRDISPVTIFRGDLEISPKLKIKVWVYKKTSEEKFPTLKKYSDKAPPTDKYATHEVKVDYEYKSVEDPSKVIPPNQRIKGYRYGPQVVPISSVEWDAFKFKPEKSVKLLGFTNASNILRHYYMKDVNIFIAEPGNARAAIAVSALARAMKELNKVAIVRCVWRQGQGSVVLGVLTPNLSEKDKTPDSFCFNVLPFAEDVREFQFPSFSNFPASWQPSEQQQQAADNLVMMLDLAPPGKEEALLPEFTPNPILERFYHHLELKSKQPDAAVPPLDRTLKKITEPDPQLFSESKSVVEAFCKSFEVKENPKLKKSTRRLLQEKPSGSDDEGGYGDTSNALAIKSDESQLLAKADKIGDLTPVQDFEAMMSRRDNPDWVAKAIKDMENKICNMVENCKGGDNYCKALECLVALRKGCILEQEPKQFNDFLHHLFRLCQEKKLGNFWEFLASKELTLISTSEAIDSEVTEDEAKNFLVKKLPKLE
- the LOC110656238 gene encoding ATP-dependent DNA helicase 2 subunit KU80 isoform X3; amino-acid sequence: MARNREGLVLLLDVGPSMHRVLPEVQKICSMLIQKKLIYRKFDEVGIVIFGAEDTDNELTIEVGGYEHVVVLRNIKVVDGDIVEALQELPRGTVAGDYLDAVVVGMDMLIKKYQLTNKGKKRICLITDAQNPIKDPYKGTKDDQVSTIAVQMAAHGVRMETIIVRGRLGEDIDQRIVDENDHLLHLFSEKTSAKTVYVESPTSLLGALRTRDISPVTIFRGDLEISPKLKIKVWVYKKTSEEKFPTLKKYSDKAPPTDKYATHEVKVDYEYKSVEDPSKVIPPNQRIKGYRYGPQVVPISSVEWDAFKFKPEKSVKLLGFTNASNILRHYYMKDVNIFIAEPGNARAAIAVSALARAMKELNKVAIVRCVWRQGQGSVVLGVLTPNLSEKDKTPDSFCFNVLPFAEDVREFQFPSFSNFPASWQPSEQQQQAADNLVMMLDLAPPGKEEALLPEFTPNPILERFYHHLELKSKQPDAAVPPLDRTLKKITEPDPQLFSESKSVVEAFCKSFEVKENPKLKKSTRRLLQEKPSGSDDEGGYGDTSNALAIKSDESQLLAKADKIGDLTPVQDFEAMMSRRDNPDWVAKAIKDMENKICNMVENCKGGDNYCKALECLVALRKGCILEQTLPGEKAWQFLGISCIKRAHIDFHIRSHRQ